A single window of Debaryomyces hansenii CBS767 chromosome F complete sequence DNA harbors:
- a CDS encoding DEHA2F14256p (weakly similar to uniprot|P53912 Saccharomyces cerevisiae YNL134C), which yields MSSIKAAVANENNEGPYSTRIVEVAKPKVTDTSILIKTVAIAVNQIDYLLLVNRVPKDGNIVGCELSGIVEEVGSRVSRVQTGDYVSAFVAGEWTGIEGAFSEYVAVGETAVIKHDKASFRSSALKPGSYEAGPVDSFESAASQNFSLATAVVSFCHELGLDANRDYHGESILIWGGATTVGTIAIQLAKKIYGLKVITTASPRNKDFLISLGADVVFDYHDKDVIEKVKKYDNNIKYGLDSVGSVPTFQGVYDATGKNAIIDNVYLVSSSVLKLDSNRDVEFRKVFVHLAISDSKLQNGDVIKTTPELLNHFKTFWYDVLPKHFEQLKTTNLRVLEPGLQSVNTAMKLFANGEIRAEKIVFRLS from the coding sequence ATGTCTTCGATTAAAGCTGCTGTAGCTAATGAGAATAATGAAGGTCCATATTCTACCCGTATAGTGGAAGTGGCAAAACCAAAGGTGACAGACACAAGCATTTTAATTAAAACGGTTGCAATAGCAGTAAATCAAATAGACTATTTATTGCTTGTAAATAGGGTTCCCAAGGATGGAAATATCGTGGGCTGTGAATTGAGCGGGAtagttgaagaagttgGTAGTAGGGTTTCACGAGTTCAAACAGGAGATTACGTGTCTGCATTTGTTGCAGGAGAGTGGACTGGAATTGAAGGTGCATTCAGTGAATACGTTGCTGTTGGTGAAACAGCGGTTATAAAACACGATAAAGCTTCTTTTAGGAGCAGTGCCTTGAAGCCCGGTTCGTATGAAGCAGGTCCAGTTGATTCCTTTGAAAGTGCGGCCTCTCAAAACTTTTCGCTTGCAACTGCAGTTGTTTCATTTTGCCATGAATTGGGACTTGACGCTAACCGTGATTATCATGGGGAGAGCATATTGATTTGGGGCGGAGCCACAACTGTTGGCACCATAGCAATTCAATTGGCCAAAAAAATCTACGGTTTGAAAGTTATTACAACTGCATCACCTCGGAATAAAGACTTCTTGATCAGCCTAGGTGCTGACGTTGTTTTTGACTATCATGATAAGGatgttattgaaaaagttaaAAAGTATGAtaacaatatcaaatatggCTTAGATTCAGTGGGAAGTGTTCCCACGTTCCAAGGGGTATACGATGCGACCGGTAAAAATgcaattattgataatgtgTATTTGGTTTCTTCCTCCGTTTTGAAATTAGACTCTAACCGTGACGTCGAGTTTAGAAAAGTATTTGTACATTTAGCAATAAGTGACTCGAAGCTTCAGAATGGGGATGTAATCAAAACCACGCCTGAGTTACTTAATCATTTCAAGACTTTTTGGTATGATGTTTTGCCCAAGCATTTTGAACAACTTAAAACCACCAATTTAAGAGTTTTAGAACCCGGATTACAGAGCGTCAATACAGCAATGAAGTTATTTGCTAATGGAGAAATTCGGGctgaaaaaattgtattCAGACTCAGTTAG